The following proteins are co-located in the Enoplosus armatus isolate fEnoArm2 chromosome 10, fEnoArm2.hap1, whole genome shotgun sequence genome:
- the LOC139290973 gene encoding alcohol dehydrogenase class-3-like has protein sequence MSTTGQVIKCKAAVAWEPGKPLSIEDVEVAPPKAHEVRIKIVATGVCHTDWEYLYETEKGMKFRPFPLVLGHEAAGVVESIGPEVTKFSPGDKVIPLFLPQCEECERCQSPKTNLCRRNWANTQMGVLADGTSRISCKGQQVYQFLGVSSFSQYSVVPDTSLAKIRSDAPLDKVCLLGCGVSTGYGAAINTGKVEKDSSCAVFGLGAVGLAAVMGCKAAGAKRIIGVDVNPDKFEKAELFGASECVNPKDHNKPIQEVLVEMTGGGVDYAVECVGSPAVMSAALESTREAWGVCVIVGWTETEAMNVVVEKILMGRTLKGTYFGGWKSAHDVPKLVDDYMYNKLKLDEFITHNLQLDQVNVAFDLLKGGKSIRTIISLWQEEA, from the exons ATGTCAACAACAGGCCAG GTGATCAAGTGCAAGGCAGCTGTTGCATGGGAGCCTGGGAAGCCTCTGTCCATTGAGGATGTGGAGGTGGCTCCTCCGAAGGCCCATGAAGTCCGCATCAAG ATTGTTGCCACAGGTGTGTGCCACACAGACTGGGAATACCTGTATGAGACTGAAAAAGGGATGAAGTTTAGGCCATTCCCGCTAGTTCTGGGCCATGAAGCAGCAGGAGTAGTGGAGAGTATTGGTCCAGAAGTCACCAAATTCTCGCCGG gTGATAAAGTTATTCCTCTTTTTCTGCCACAGTGTGAGGAATGTGAACGATGTCAGAGTCCTaaaacaaatctgtgcaggagAAACTG GGCAAATACTCAAATGGGTGTATTGGCTGATGGCACAAGCAGGATATCTTGCAAGGGGCAGCAGGTATACCAGTTTCTTGGCGTCAGTTCTTTCTCCCAGTACAGTGTCGTTCCCGATACCTCTCTTGCAAAGATAAGAAGTGACGCACCGTTGGACAAAGTATGTCTGCTAGGCTGTGGTGTCTCCACTGGTTATGGTGCTGCTATTAATACAGGCAAG GTTGAAAAAGATTCCTCGTGTGCCGTGTTTGGGCTTGGAGCCGTCGGACTGGCCGCCGTCATGGGCTGCAAGGCTGCTGGGGCGAAAAGGATCATCGGGGTTGACGTTAACCCTGACAAGTTTGAGAAAGCCGAACTGTTTGGAGCCTCTGAATGTGTCAACCCCAAAGATCATAACAAGCCCATCCAGGAAGTTCTGGTGGAGATGACAGGCGGAGGGGTGGACTACGCTGTGGAGTGTGTTGGAAGTCCAGCTGTCATG AGCGCTGCGCTTGAGTCTACAAGAGAAGCCTGGGGCGTCTGTGTCATTGTTGGCTGGACAGAGACGGAAGCAATGAACGTCGTGGTTGAAAAGATCCTGATGGGACGCACCTTGAAGGGGACTTATTTTGGAG GTTGGAAGAGTGCGCACGATGTGCCTAAACTGGTGGACGACTACATGTACAACAAGCTGAAGCTGGATGAGTTTATCACCCACAACCTCCAGCTGGATCAAGTCAATGTGGCCTTTGACCTTTTGAAAGGTGGGAAAAG caTCCGTACTATAATCAGTCTGTGGCAAGAGGAGGCTTAA